A single genomic interval of Metasolibacillus fluoroglycofenilyticus harbors:
- a CDS encoding response regulator transcription factor — MAGEKILIVEDDEDIMEVLALSMKSANYIVLQAMTFQEAWDIAAQHRPDLILLDINLPDGNGFQLAEKIRELSDAVIIFVTVNHLIEEKLLGFEVGADDYVTKPFIPKELVARVQAHLKRRGATASQQIMRFGQLEAHIDDKMVYKAGQLVNLFTKERQLLFYLIKNANKVLSAEQLIDYAWGFDGTADAKTLSVHMSTLRRKIEENPSQPKYIQTVRGFGYIFSNKDEKQ; from the coding sequence GTGGCAGGTGAAAAAATATTAATAGTTGAAGATGATGAAGATATTATGGAAGTATTAGCTTTATCTATGAAAAGTGCTAATTACATAGTATTGCAGGCAATGACGTTTCAAGAAGCTTGGGACATTGCTGCACAACATCGACCAGATTTAATATTACTAGATATAAATTTACCCGACGGTAATGGCTTTCAATTAGCTGAAAAAATTCGAGAACTATCAGATGCTGTTATTATTTTTGTTACTGTGAATCATTTAATTGAGGAAAAACTGCTAGGCTTTGAGGTTGGGGCAGATGACTATGTAACAAAGCCTTTTATTCCAAAGGAGCTAGTAGCACGTGTGCAAGCGCATTTAAAAAGAAGAGGTGCCACAGCTAGTCAGCAAATTATGAGGTTTGGTCAGTTGGAGGCTCATATAGATGACAAGATGGTGTATAAGGCGGGGCAATTAGTCAATTTATTTACGAAGGAGAGACAACTGCTATTTTATTTAATAAAAAATGCAAATAAAGTACTGAGCGCAGAGCAATTAATTGATTACGCTTGGGGATTTGACGGTACAGCAGATGCAAAAACCTTATCTGTTCATATGAGTACATTACGCCGAAAAATTGAAGAAAATCCTTCACAGCCGAAATATATCCAAACAGTGCGAGGCTTTGGTTATATTTTTAGCAATAAAGATGAAAAACAATGA
- a CDS encoding ATP-binding protein, translating into MKNHIILQTNQGWHLQRMYIDKFHNRMLVKSIHQNAAEYRARLNYEFSLFSNDTNPWLLKPITVDYIDQRYGLIYEDFDGIPLINFKNMTVSQFLQIAIELSNICISLHQNQILFLALSPYHLLIQPDSLKLKLLSSETSTKYNFRATIVMDNTQPHLQQLHYYAPEQTGRLNIAIDYRADLYALGAIFYQLLSGAPPFIGENAHDIIYNILTKKPAPLFTTQHKNTFVIWRIIEKLLEKNPSARYQSAVGLREDLLTVQKALSTGETLDNFVLGAEDITLSPTLTNKLYGREQHAAALANLFQQVIKGDKKFALISGEAGVGKSQLVYGLKDKVATVKGYFIETKYNQLQLDNDFTYVIHPLRDLLKQVYMEGEISVKIWRQHFEKQQLHVTTDLAVLFPELRWFYEKGSIQDIYYEDSKQLQAHLFNNIKKILQSFALQKRPIVLLIDDLHWADKNTLKALIDIYEQHREGFLMMITTLRSHEKNEPEEQQLKDALPFYKHIELKELEKDDVMLWLKESIHMHKTTTAEIVKHLYNLTNGNPLFIKEAFRSLQQDNTIYLDFESKQWHFDIQKFNQAALNSELLLFLENKLVNLQKDTLHVLQIAACLGTKFDYHILRQLVNFTNQTLLTQLDTLIANGFIIPLNTDFKWASQLELEEVLLTHTLTFQFVHNRFQQAAYKKLSEEQKSQLHYSIGQLFTTFIDNSQDSHELHEAVKHFNYCRSLLSDKEKYQLAIWNYYLGVNAKKIGLLENALYFLMTSRDLLPSNCWQVMRKETMDIYIHLGECECLLGHLDSSNKHLSEALLHSKTLLEKLAIYNLKTLLHIESEDPHTSIITGLKGLAEAKMELPERPNKLQVLNELIKLQFTLRTKTDKDLLVAANDENKEIEIITQILINMAASTVRVDSNLTGIALMRAFRLQLKYGLGLKGGIIFANYAMLLNSGFGNIKESIRFGQLAIEVADNQDSIYIKGHVYYVYGLFISHWTNSYETSIYYMNKAQQYCHEIGLHVITTTASCFIVVAQLIRGTSISELQQEIKRQQDEFSLHATSLTIDFLGEMALWMNVLRDPHHFIEWSYPFQIQDQPAIKMMHYSVRLQMSFLLNNEQQGAKVLSLLNPIHKEILDLPITTLYYFYRALWQFDWLHQEKDSQQEQKGYRIEIKESIQKFKKWMKFAPQHYEHLYVLLLAENCRIHNEHNKAVLYYDRAIQLAKMRHFIQDSAIACERAANYYQARQDNTTAQYYSAQAINAARQWGAETVAEHWEALYDVHALPMTVQHNHLGSNFELMTVLETTQSFAKDIQMEGLLQNILFSLLKHASATVGYFIHRRADELIVLAKAEADHTLFATYEQQHIEQFHENMQSIVRYVIQSEEPYIIQNTNAPNALLRSLPTAKSILCLPIHYKSEIIAILYLENTLTTNAFNATHLDLLKMLSTQIAISIENAQIYEELEQRVQARTRQVDETNQHLKKVNEQLAKNELERKKLLHSISHELRSPITSSLGYIELILDDVITDEAEKIKYLTRGKERLLSLNTLIQDLFDLANLESGRAEYQFSKISAQELFQQFELRYEHEIEQLDLHYSANFYGSQHAQLLVDTARIQQVFENIMSNAMKYTKEGGIELSIYTNNEHLICSIKDSGIGIPASDIPFVFDSYYRASNSNIKNSHGIGLAICQQIITQHHGEISVTSSEHNGSTFTFKLPLLKN; encoded by the coding sequence TTGAAAAATCATATTATTTTACAAACTAATCAAGGTTGGCACTTACAGCGAATGTATATAGATAAATTTCATAATAGAATGCTCGTGAAAAGCATTCATCAAAATGCCGCTGAATATCGCGCTCGTCTAAATTATGAATTCTCGCTATTTTCTAATGATACAAACCCATGGCTCTTGAAACCAATTACTGTTGATTATATCGATCAACGCTACGGACTTATTTATGAAGATTTCGACGGTATTCCTTTAATTAATTTCAAAAATATGACTGTATCTCAGTTTTTACAAATTGCAATTGAGCTTAGTAATATTTGCATAAGTCTGCATCAAAATCAAATTCTATTTTTAGCGCTTAGTCCATATCATCTTTTAATTCAGCCTGATTCCTTGAAGCTTAAGTTGCTGAGCAGTGAAACAAGTACAAAATATAATTTTCGCGCTACAATTGTAATGGACAACACACAGCCGCATTTGCAACAGCTTCATTATTATGCACCTGAACAAACAGGTAGATTAAATATCGCTATTGATTATCGAGCAGATTTATACGCACTTGGTGCTATCTTTTACCAACTATTAAGTGGTGCTCCACCTTTTATCGGTGAGAATGCACACGATATTATTTACAATATTTTAACGAAAAAGCCTGCACCATTATTCACTACACAGCATAAAAACACTTTCGTTATTTGGCGAATTATCGAAAAGCTACTCGAAAAAAATCCGAGCGCTCGCTATCAAAGTGCAGTTGGTTTAAGGGAAGATTTACTTACTGTCCAAAAAGCACTTTCGACAGGTGAAACATTAGACAATTTCGTTTTAGGTGCTGAAGACATTACATTATCACCTACGCTAACGAATAAGCTTTACGGTCGTGAGCAGCACGCGGCAGCCCTTGCCAACTTATTTCAGCAAGTAATAAAGGGAGATAAAAAATTCGCGCTTATTTCTGGTGAAGCAGGTGTAGGGAAATCTCAACTTGTTTATGGATTAAAAGACAAGGTAGCTACAGTGAAAGGCTATTTTATTGAAACAAAATATAATCAATTGCAATTAGATAATGATTTTACTTACGTTATCCACCCATTGCGCGACTTATTAAAGCAAGTATATATGGAGGGTGAGATATCCGTTAAAATTTGGCGTCAGCATTTTGAAAAGCAGCAATTGCATGTAACGACAGACCTTGCAGTGCTTTTTCCAGAGCTTCGCTGGTTTTACGAGAAGGGCAGTATTCAAGATATCTATTACGAGGATAGCAAACAATTACAGGCTCATTTATTCAACAATATTAAAAAGATTTTACAAAGCTTTGCCCTACAGAAAAGACCTATTGTTTTATTAATTGACGATTTACACTGGGCAGATAAAAATACATTAAAAGCATTAATCGATATTTATGAACAACATCGTGAAGGCTTTTTAATGATGATTACAACATTGCGTAGTCATGAAAAAAATGAACCTGAGGAACAACAGCTAAAAGATGCGCTTCCCTTTTACAAACATATCGAGCTAAAAGAACTGGAAAAAGATGATGTTATGCTTTGGCTTAAAGAATCAATCCATATGCATAAGACGACTACAGCCGAAATCGTTAAGCATCTATATAATTTAACAAATGGTAATCCATTATTTATTAAAGAAGCTTTTCGTTCTCTACAACAAGACAACACAATTTATTTAGATTTCGAATCTAAGCAATGGCATTTTGATATACAGAAATTTAATCAAGCTGCACTGAACTCAGAGTTACTACTGTTTCTTGAAAACAAGCTTGTTAATTTGCAAAAAGACACTTTGCATGTTCTACAAATTGCTGCCTGCTTGGGGACTAAATTTGATTATCATATATTACGACAACTGGTCAACTTTACCAACCAAACGCTATTGACACAGTTGGATACACTTATAGCAAACGGATTTATTATCCCTTTAAATACCGATTTTAAATGGGCAAGCCAGCTTGAATTAGAGGAAGTCCTTTTGACACATACTTTGACTTTTCAATTTGTTCATAATCGCTTTCAACAAGCTGCTTATAAAAAACTATCTGAGGAGCAAAAATCGCAGCTTCATTATTCAATTGGTCAGCTTTTCACAACATTTATTGACAATTCCCAAGATAGCCATGAGTTGCATGAGGCGGTTAAGCATTTTAATTATTGTCGCTCCTTATTGAGCGATAAAGAAAAATATCAGCTCGCCATTTGGAATTATTATCTTGGCGTCAACGCTAAAAAAATTGGACTTTTAGAAAATGCGCTGTACTTTTTAATGACTAGCAGAGATTTACTTCCCTCAAACTGCTGGCAAGTTATGCGCAAAGAAACAATGGATATTTATATTCATCTAGGGGAATGTGAGTGTTTATTAGGTCATCTTGACTCTTCTAATAAACATTTATCAGAGGCGTTGCTCCATTCTAAAACATTGCTTGAAAAGCTAGCCATTTACAATTTAAAAACGTTGCTCCATATAGAATCAGAGGACCCTCATACGAGTATTATTACTGGTTTAAAAGGCTTAGCTGAAGCAAAAATGGAATTGCCGGAGCGCCCTAACAAGCTCCAAGTATTAAATGAACTAATTAAACTACAATTTACCCTACGCACGAAAACAGATAAAGACCTGTTAGTAGCTGCAAATGATGAAAATAAAGAAATAGAAATCATTACTCAAATATTAATTAATATGGCTGCAAGCACTGTACGTGTTGATTCTAATTTAACAGGCATTGCATTAATGCGCGCTTTTCGCCTGCAATTAAAATATGGACTTGGTTTAAAGGGCGGCATTATTTTCGCTAATTACGCAATGCTCTTAAACTCAGGCTTTGGCAATATTAAGGAATCTATTCGCTTTGGTCAGCTCGCCATTGAAGTAGCAGACAATCAAGATAGCATCTATATAAAGGGACATGTCTATTATGTATACGGCTTATTTATTAGCCATTGGACAAATTCATATGAAACAAGCATCTATTATATGAATAAAGCGCAACAGTATTGTCACGAAATAGGACTACATGTAATTACAACAACCGCTTCTTGCTTCATCGTTGTCGCACAGCTTATTCGCGGTACATCAATTTCTGAGTTACAGCAGGAAATCAAGCGACAGCAGGATGAATTTTCATTACATGCAACATCTTTAACAATTGATTTTTTAGGTGAAATGGCTTTATGGATGAATGTACTTCGCGACCCCCATCACTTTATCGAATGGTCCTACCCATTTCAAATACAGGATCAACCGGCTATTAAAATGATGCATTATTCCGTTCGACTACAAATGTCATTTTTATTAAATAATGAGCAGCAAGGGGCAAAGGTATTATCATTATTAAATCCTATCCATAAGGAAATTCTCGATTTACCAATTACAACACTGTATTACTTTTATCGAGCATTATGGCAATTCGATTGGCTTCATCAAGAAAAAGATAGCCAGCAGGAGCAGAAAGGTTATCGCATAGAAATTAAAGAAAGCATTCAAAAGTTTAAAAAATGGATGAAATTCGCCCCTCAACATTACGAGCACTTATACGTATTGCTGCTTGCAGAAAACTGTCGTATTCACAATGAGCATAACAAGGCAGTGCTCTATTATGACCGTGCTATCCAGCTTGCAAAAATGCGCCATTTCATACAGGATAGCGCCATTGCTTGCGAGCGTGCAGCAAATTATTATCAAGCAAGACAAGATAATACGACGGCTCAATATTACAGTGCTCAAGCAATCAATGCAGCCCGTCAATGGGGGGCGGAAACAGTTGCAGAGCATTGGGAAGCTTTATACGATGTTCATGCACTACCAATGACAGTACAGCACAACCATTTAGGAAGCAATTTCGAATTGATGACGGTGCTAGAAACAACACAATCATTTGCAAAAGATATCCAAATGGAGGGGCTATTGCAAAATATTTTGTTCTCATTGCTCAAGCATGCAAGCGCAACGGTTGGCTATTTTATTCATAGACGTGCCGATGAGCTCATCGTATTAGCAAAGGCTGAGGCAGACCATACACTATTTGCCACATATGAGCAGCAGCATATTGAGCAATTCCATGAAAATATGCAGTCAATTGTACGCTATGTTATTCAAAGTGAAGAGCCCTATATTATTCAAAACACAAATGCACCTAACGCATTATTGCGTTCATTGCCAACAGCTAAATCTATTTTATGCTTACCAATTCACTATAAAAGTGAAATTATCGCAATTCTCTATTTAGAAAACACATTAACAACGAATGCCTTTAATGCAACGCATCTCGATTTGTTAAAAATGCTTTCTACGCAAATCGCCATTTCGATTGAAAATGCTCAAATATACGAGGAGCTTGAACAGCGCGTACAGGCAAGAACGAGGCAAGTAGATGAAACAAATCAGCACCTGAAAAAGGTAAATGAACAGCTCGCAAAAAATGAGCTTGAGCGCAAGAAATTATTGCATAGTATTTCGCATGAACTGCGCTCACCTATCACTTCTTCTTTAGGCTATATTGAACTCATTTTGGATGATGTTATTACCGATGAGGCAGAAAAAATAAAATATTTAACTCGCGGCAAAGAACGACTACTTTCTTTAAACACTTTAATTCAGGATTTATTTGACTTAGCAAATTTAGAATCAGGCAGAGCCGAATATCAATTTAGCAAAATAAGTGCGCAAGAGCTTTTCCAACAATTTGAGCTGCGCTATGAGCACGAAATTGAACAGCTCGACTTGCATTACAGCGCTAATTTTTACGGCTCACAGCATGCACAACTACTAGTAGATACCGCGCGCATACAGCAAGTATTCGAAAACATTATGTCAAATGCCATGAAATATACGAAAGAAGGCGGCATCGAATTGTCCATTTATACAAATAATGAACATCTTATTTGTTCTATTAAAGATAGCGGTATAGGCATACCCGCAAGCGACATCCCATTCGTCTTTGATAGCTATTACAGGGCATCAAATTCCAATATTAAAAACTCACATGGTATCGGTCTTGCGATCTGCCAACAAATTATTACACAGCATCATGGCGAAATAAGCGTAACAAGCTCCGAACACAACGGCTCAACATTCACCTTTAAGCTGCCGTTATTGAAAAACTAA
- the def gene encoding peptide deformylase produces MILMEHIIREGHPVLRTRTEEVTFPLTEEDRKLAEEMLQYLINSQDEEMVEKYNLRPGIGLAANQVNSLKRMFALHLEDDKGEQLSFVAINPKIVSHSVEQTYIESGEGCLSVDRVVPGYVPRYARITVKFMTVDGKEQKMRLKGLPAIAFQHELDHLNGIMFFDRINEQNPFAEIPDATPFIRE; encoded by the coding sequence ATGATTTTAATGGAACATATTATTCGTGAAGGTCATCCTGTATTACGTACCCGCACTGAGGAAGTAACATTTCCTCTAACAGAAGAAGACCGCAAATTAGCTGAGGAAATGCTACAATATTTAATAAATAGTCAGGACGAGGAAATGGTTGAAAAATATAATTTACGCCCTGGTATCGGACTAGCAGCAAACCAAGTCAACAGCTTAAAGCGCATGTTTGCGCTACATTTAGAAGACGACAAAGGAGAACAATTAAGCTTTGTCGCTATTAATCCAAAAATCGTCAGCCATTCGGTTGAGCAAACATATATTGAATCAGGTGAAGGTTGCCTTTCCGTTGACCGAGTTGTACCGGGCTATGTACCACGCTATGCGCGCATCACCGTAAAATTTATGACTGTTGATGGGAAGGAGCAAAAAATGCGCTTAAAAGGTTTACCTGCTATCGCATTCCAGCATGAGCTAGACCACCTAAATGGCATCATGTTTTTTGACCGCATTAACGAGCAAAATCCATTCGCAGAAATACCAGATGCTACGCCATTTATTAGAGAATAA
- the pdhA gene encoding pyruvate dehydrogenase (acetyl-transferring) E1 component subunit alpha, which produces MGENMLKKFDPAATLHEIEDKFQMFQILNEEGQIVNEEANPDLSNEELVELMTRMVYTRILDQRSISLNRQGRLGFYAPTAGQEASQLASHFALEKEDWILPGYRDVPQIVWHGLPLWKAFLFSRGHFIGNQVPEGVNILAPQIIIGAQYIQTAGVALGLQKRGKKSVAITYTGDGGSSQGDFYEGINFAGAFKSPAIFIVQNNQYAISTPRELQTAAKTIAQKGIAAGIPSVLVDGMDPLAVYVATRDARDRAVRGEGPTLIETMCYRYGPHTMAGDDPTRYRTADTDNEWAAKDPIVRFRKYLEAKGLWSEAKEEEVIERAKEEIKEAIKQADQAPKQKVTELIENMHAGEMPYNLQEQYAIYKEKESK; this is translated from the coding sequence ATGGGTGAAAATATGTTGAAAAAATTTGATCCAGCAGCAACATTACATGAAATTGAAGACAAATTTCAGATGTTCCAAATTTTAAATGAAGAAGGGCAAATTGTTAACGAGGAAGCGAATCCCGATTTATCGAATGAAGAGCTTGTGGAATTAATGACACGTATGGTTTACACGCGTATTTTAGATCAGCGCTCAATTTCTTTAAACCGTCAAGGGCGCTTAGGCTTCTATGCTCCTACAGCAGGTCAAGAAGCATCACAGCTTGCTTCTCATTTTGCACTTGAAAAAGAAGACTGGATTTTACCAGGCTACCGTGATGTACCTCAAATTGTATGGCATGGTCTACCATTATGGAAAGCATTTTTATTTAGCCGTGGGCATTTTATCGGAAACCAAGTGCCAGAGGGTGTAAATATTTTAGCGCCACAAATTATTATCGGTGCACAATATATTCAAACGGCTGGTGTAGCACTTGGCTTACAAAAGCGCGGTAAGAAATCAGTAGCTATTACGTATACAGGTGACGGTGGTTCATCACAAGGTGACTTCTATGAAGGTATCAACTTTGCAGGTGCGTTCAAATCACCAGCGATTTTCATTGTACAAAATAACCAATACGCAATTTCCACACCACGTGAATTGCAAACAGCAGCAAAAACAATTGCTCAAAAAGGGATTGCAGCAGGTATCCCAAGCGTGTTAGTAGATGGTATGGATCCATTAGCAGTATATGTAGCGACGCGTGATGCGCGTGATCGTGCTGTAAGAGGCGAAGGCCCAACATTAATTGAGACAATGTGTTATCGTTATGGTCCACATACAATGGCAGGGGATGACCCAACGCGTTACCGTACAGCAGATACGGATAATGAGTGGGCAGCAAAAGACCCAATCGTACGTTTCCGTAAATACTTAGAGGCTAAGGGCTTATGGTCTGAGGCGAAGGAAGAAGAAGTAATCGAGCGTGCGAAAGAAGAAATTAAAGAGGCGATTAAACAAGCTGACCAAGCACCAAAACAAAAAGTAACTGAACTAATTGAAAATATGCATGCAGGTGAAATGCCATATAACTTACAAGAGCAGTATGCTATTTACAAAGAGAAGGAGTCGAAATAA
- a CDS encoding alpha-ketoacid dehydrogenase subunit beta, which yields MAQMTMIQAITDALRCELRDDENVLIFGEDVGVNGGVFRATEGLQKEFGVDRVFDTPLAESGIGGLAIGLALEGFRPVPEIQFFGFVYEVMDSISGQLARLRYRSGGTYSAPVTIRSPFGGGVHTPEMHSDSLEGLMAQQPGLKVVIPSTPYDAKGLLISSIRDNDPVIFLEHLKLYRSFREEVPEESYTIPLGKADVKREGKDLSIFAYGLMVHESLKAAEELEKDGYSVEVVDLRTIQPLDIETIIASVEKTGRAIVVQEAQKQAGIAANVVAEITDRAILSLEAPVLRVAAPDTIYPFPQAEGVWLPTYKDVMETAKKVLTF from the coding sequence ATGGCACAAATGACGATGATTCAAGCAATTACGGATGCACTACGTTGCGAATTACGCGACGATGAAAATGTTTTAATTTTCGGAGAAGACGTTGGTGTAAACGGAGGAGTATTCCGTGCAACGGAAGGCTTACAAAAAGAATTCGGTGTGGACAGAGTATTTGATACACCACTTGCAGAATCAGGAATCGGGGGCTTGGCAATTGGGCTAGCACTTGAAGGTTTCCGTCCAGTACCAGAAATCCAATTTTTCGGCTTCGTATATGAAGTAATGGACTCAATTAGCGGACAATTAGCGCGTTTACGCTATCGCTCAGGTGGTACTTACAGTGCACCAGTAACAATCCGTTCACCATTTGGTGGTGGTGTGCATACACCGGAAATGCACTCTGATAGCTTAGAAGGATTAATGGCACAACAACCGGGCTTAAAGGTTGTTATTCCATCAACACCTTATGACGCAAAAGGATTATTAATTTCATCCATTCGTGATAATGACCCAGTCATTTTCTTAGAGCATTTAAAGCTATACCGTTCGTTCCGTGAAGAAGTGCCGGAAGAATCTTACACAATTCCTCTTGGTAAAGCGGATGTAAAACGCGAAGGAAAAGACTTATCCATTTTCGCATATGGCTTAATGGTACATGAAAGCTTGAAAGCAGCCGAAGAATTAGAAAAAGACGGCTATTCTGTTGAAGTTGTTGACTTACGTACAATTCAACCTTTAGATATCGAAACAATTATCGCTTCTGTTGAAAAAACAGGCCGTGCAATCGTTGTACAGGAAGCACAAAAACAAGCGGGTATTGCAGCAAATGTTGTAGCAGAAATTACAGACCGCGCAATTTTAAGCTTAGAGGCACCAGTTTTACGCGTAGCAGCACCAGATACAATTTATCCATTCCCACAAGCGGAAGGTGTATGGTTACCGACGTATAAAGATGTAATGGAAACGGCGAAAAAAGTTTTAACATTCTAA
- a CDS encoding dihydrolipoamide acetyltransferase family protein, with translation MAFNFRLPDIGEGIHEGEIVKWFVKAGDQVKEDDILCEVQNDKAVVEIPSPVEGTVEEVLVAEGTVAVVGDILIRLDAPGYEDMKLKGDEHAEAKTEAQVQATAEAGQDVEKAPVEETAKVEDNKRIIAMPSVRKYARDNNVDIRAVAGSGKNGRVLKEDVDKFLAGGQEVAEQAPVVEDVAVEATVEAPKATPTVVLEGDFPETREKLSGIRKAIAKAMVHSKQTAPHVTLMDEVDVTALVEHRKKFKDIAAEKGVKLTYLPYVVKALIATLREFPEFNRSLDDATQEVIQKYYYNIGIAADTERGLLVPVIKHADRKSLFAISNSINELAEKAREGKLAPQEMKGASMSITNIGSAGGQWFTPVINHPEVAILGIGRIAEKPVIKNGEIVAAPVLALSLSFDHRMIDGATGQNALNYLKRLLSEPDLLLMEA, from the coding sequence ATGGCATTTAATTTCCGTTTACCAGACATTGGGGAAGGAATCCATGAAGGTGAGATCGTTAAGTGGTTCGTAAAAGCTGGCGATCAAGTAAAAGAAGACGATATTTTATGTGAAGTTCAAAACGATAAAGCAGTCGTTGAAATTCCATCTCCAGTAGAGGGCACAGTAGAGGAAGTACTAGTAGCAGAAGGCACAGTAGCTGTAGTGGGTGATATATTAATTCGTTTAGATGCACCGGGCTACGAGGATATGAAATTAAAAGGTGATGAGCACGCTGAAGCTAAAACTGAGGCACAAGTGCAAGCGACAGCAGAGGCTGGTCAAGATGTTGAGAAGGCACCTGTTGAAGAAACAGCAAAAGTAGAGGATAATAAACGTATTATCGCGATGCCATCTGTACGCAAATACGCACGTGATAACAATGTTGATATTCGCGCTGTAGCTGGTTCAGGAAAAAATGGCCGCGTGTTAAAAGAGGATGTCGACAAATTCTTAGCAGGTGGACAAGAGGTTGCTGAACAAGCACCAGTTGTTGAAGATGTGGCAGTAGAGGCTACAGTAGAAGCACCAAAAGCTACACCAACTGTAGTTTTAGAAGGTGATTTCCCAGAAACACGTGAGAAATTATCAGGTATTCGCAAAGCGATTGCAAAAGCGATGGTACATTCGAAGCAAACAGCACCGCATGTTACATTAATGGATGAAGTAGATGTAACAGCGCTTGTAGAACATCGTAAAAAATTCAAAGATATTGCAGCGGAAAAAGGTGTGAAGTTAACGTACTTACCTTATGTAGTAAAAGCGTTAATTGCTACATTACGTGAATTCCCAGAATTCAACCGTTCGCTTGACGATGCAACGCAAGAAGTTATCCAAAAATATTATTACAACATCGGTATTGCTGCAGATACAGAAAGAGGTCTGCTTGTACCAGTAATTAAACATGCAGACCGCAAATCGCTATTTGCAATTTCAAATTCTATTAATGAGCTAGCAGAGAAGGCACGTGAGGGTAAATTAGCACCACAAGAAATGAAAGGTGCTTCGATGTCTATTACGAATATCGGCTCGGCTGGTGGACAATGGTTTACGCCAGTAATTAATCATCCAGAGGTTGCAATTCTAGGAATCGGGCGTATCGCAGAGAAACCTGTAATAAAAAATGGTGAAATTGTAGCTGCACCTGTGTTAGCATTATCATTGAGCTTTGACCATCGCATGATTGATGGGGCAACTGGGCAAAATGCATTAAATTACTTAAAGCGTTTGCTAAGTGAGCCAGACTTATTATTAATGGAGGCGTAA